From a region of the Halomonas sp. HL-93 genome:
- a CDS encoding McrC family protein: MDIVHVCENDKLVLPKRFSTLETKERLMRLSENSPTPIFRKKGGEIYALESVGAVSIGGIRISILPKTQTGNASFYFLEDFLRSVGYLKNTRSRAGYSAISKGDPLELVIDDLVRKIEDGISHNLPRRYVSRNERSSVIKGRINFSEAARSLPTEKLLVPITHTPLTRDNPLTKLVKWTVVKLLALTRSARNRAALLSIADTLDDVNERSLRTSDIKNLVIGRYERDWEEVVIFARLLAENHSLDATQAGLKGGVTITFAMAHLFEKLMRSVLKRVLLDSSVTPTHLTPEKYHLESVDEKALRLRLRPDYVFFRDDEPVFVGDAKWKKLSRYGRNLGLSPSDFYQVNAYLSSYGLSEALLFFPKSDWMESGWRASYNVVGESRSIHIVSVDVESIVSRDKKVRDAAEETLRVALLNIFGF; encoded by the coding sequence ATGGATATAGTTCATGTGTGTGAGAATGATAAGCTTGTCTTGCCAAAACGCTTTAGTACCTTAGAAACAAAAGAGAGGCTGATGCGGTTGTCGGAGAATTCACCCACTCCTATTTTTAGAAAAAAGGGGGGTGAGATTTATGCCTTAGAATCTGTAGGTGCTGTATCTATAGGTGGGATCAGGATATCCATACTCCCGAAAACTCAAACCGGTAATGCCTCCTTTTATTTTTTAGAAGACTTCTTGAGGTCGGTAGGATATTTGAAAAATACGCGCTCAAGAGCGGGTTATTCTGCTATATCAAAAGGTGACCCTCTTGAACTAGTGATCGATGATTTAGTCCGAAAAATTGAAGACGGCATCTCTCACAATTTGCCTCGCAGGTATGTAAGTAGAAATGAAAGATCTAGCGTAATAAAAGGGAGAATCAATTTTTCAGAAGCGGCTAGGAGCCTTCCAACTGAAAAGCTGCTTGTGCCGATTACTCATACACCGCTCACTAGAGATAACCCTCTTACAAAGTTGGTGAAGTGGACTGTGGTGAAGCTGCTAGCTCTTACTAGGTCTGCAAGGAATAGAGCTGCTCTTCTATCAATAGCCGATACACTTGATGATGTTAATGAAAGGTCACTTCGCACAAGCGATATTAAAAACCTTGTAATTGGTCGATACGAACGCGACTGGGAAGAAGTCGTTATATTTGCACGATTGTTGGCAGAGAACCACTCTCTCGATGCAACTCAAGCTGGTTTGAAAGGCGGCGTCACAATTACATTTGCAATGGCGCATTTGTTTGAAAAGCTTATGCGGTCAGTTTTGAAAAGGGTTTTGTTAGACAGTTCAGTCACTCCTACGCACCTCACGCCGGAAAAATATCACCTCGAGTCTGTCGATGAAAAAGCATTACGCCTCAGGCTTCGTCCAGATTACGTTTTTTTTAGAGATGATGAGCCTGTTTTTGTAGGTGACGCAAAGTGGAAAAAGCTGAGTAGGTATGGCCGCAACCTAGGGTTGAGCCCTTCAGATTTTTATCAAGTTAATGCGTACTTGAGCTCATATGGACTAAGCGAAGCTTTGCTTTTTTTTCCAAAGAGTGACTGGATGGAAAGTGGCTGGAGAGCTTCCTACAATGTCGTTGGTGAATCCAGAAGTATCCATATAGTCTCTGTTGATGTTGAGTCTATTGTTTCTAGAGATAAGAAAGTTAGAGATGCTGCTGAAGAAACTCTTAGGGTTGCCTTGCTCAATATTTTTGGCTTTTGA
- a CDS encoding AAA family ATPase, whose protein sequence is MSFEPVMKLLYGPPGTGKTWKAAREAVRAVEPNKYHAAKGDDEKIAVLHDQLVNSGRILWVTFHPSFSYEDFIEGYRPLLNKSNDVVYDIVSGPFLNLCKLSEYKNDLEVGEVIESSGKKYEVLQVIEAGWLILVRPERSDSVGNEQRKFVLRDMIETAKSKGLKPDVFSLPGSGMKNLHDCGIDPSDPDVLAPNVSNGETDKRRVGSTIRRIVAERLGVSSSDLSNVGHYRAVYSRISELANYRKSQNVAIVIDEINRADLSRVFGELLTLLEKDKRKGEKNERKVWLPYSQELFSVPRELSVIGTMNTADKSLTSMDFAMRRRFSFELVDADPSFCPDDFGGVDVRAILSTINSRLDILMGKDFRIGHAQFMEESLLACIIENNWEGSADKELKAIAYVWRKSLIPTIEEYFRQDWRKVRAVAGVSSHDENIISLFREKQADGHLLKNLPEDFELEDAISYEFESWWDPENSMWDPIAFESFLKNFIRL, encoded by the coding sequence ATGTCGTTCGAGCCTGTCATGAAACTCTTGTATGGCCCTCCGGGAACCGGAAAAACATGGAAAGCAGCCAGAGAAGCCGTGCGAGCGGTAGAGCCAAACAAGTATCATGCGGCTAAAGGTGATGATGAAAAAATTGCTGTGCTACATGACCAGTTAGTGAACTCCGGACGTATACTGTGGGTAACATTCCACCCCAGCTTCTCCTATGAAGATTTTATTGAAGGTTACCGGCCATTATTAAACAAATCAAATGATGTTGTATATGATATTGTCTCTGGGCCTTTTCTTAATCTTTGTAAGCTGTCTGAATATAAAAATGATCTAGAGGTGGGGGAAGTCATTGAGTCTAGTGGGAAAAAGTATGAAGTTCTTCAGGTAATAGAAGCTGGTTGGCTTATCTTGGTGAGGCCTGAACGTAGTGATTCGGTTGGAAATGAGCAAAGGAAGTTCGTTCTTAGAGACATGATAGAGACGGCGAAATCAAAAGGACTTAAACCCGACGTATTTTCATTACCAGGCAGTGGGATGAAGAATTTGCATGATTGTGGGATAGACCCTTCGGATCCAGATGTTCTTGCTCCGAACGTTTCCAATGGAGAAACTGACAAGCGGAGGGTGGGGTCAACTATCAGAAGAATCGTGGCTGAAAGGTTAGGTGTTTCGAGTTCGGATCTATCTAACGTCGGTCATTATCGTGCCGTTTATAGTCGTATATCTGAACTTGCTAATTACAGAAAATCTCAAAATGTAGCTATCGTTATTGATGAAATCAATCGAGCAGATTTGTCTCGGGTTTTTGGTGAGCTCCTTACACTTCTAGAAAAAGATAAAAGGAAAGGTGAAAAAAACGAAAGGAAGGTTTGGCTGCCATATTCGCAGGAACTTTTTTCGGTGCCGAGAGAGCTTTCTGTAATAGGGACAATGAATACAGCAGATAAGTCTCTAACTTCTATGGACTTTGCTATGCGTCGAAGATTCTCATTCGAACTAGTGGATGCGGATCCAAGCTTTTGTCCTGATGATTTCGGAGGGGTTGACGTTAGAGCTATTTTATCAACAATAAATTCCCGTTTAGATATCTTGATGGGTAAGGACTTTCGTATTGGCCATGCTCAGTTTATGGAAGAGAGCCTACTGGCTTGCATAATTGAAAACAACTGGGAAGGAAGTGCAGATAAAGAGTTAAAAGCTATAGCTTATGTCTGGCGTAAAAGTTTGATTCCTACAATTGAGGAATACTTTCGTCAAGACTGGAGGAAAGTACGAGCTGTTGCAGGTGTCTCGAGTCATGATGAAAATATAATATCGCTATTTAGGGAGAAACAGGCCGACGGACATTTGCTAAAAAACCTTCCAGAGGATTTTGAGCTTGAAGATGCCATATCTTACGAGTTTGAGAGCTGGTGGGACCCTGAGAATTCAATGTGGGATCCAATTGCCTTTGAGAGTTTTTTAAAGAATTTCATAAGGCTGTGA
- a CDS encoding thermonuclease family protein produces MNKTQVGNAIRRLATRLTRHGRHKRMPLFWTVAVVALTFPWLLPGLDGNDGVPGAGNATADRLNCRVESIYDGDTMTVRCAGQEEKVRLYCIDTPEMGQQPWGRQSRDYLRRITPSQVEIVTHDRDRYGRLVGEVLSEGRSLNLAMVEAGQAAVYNRYCSEDRYSAAERQAKSTGLGVWAEPGLQQRPWEWRR; encoded by the coding sequence ATGAATAAAACACAAGTAGGAAACGCGATCCGGCGATTGGCAACCCGACTCACCCGGCACGGTCGACACAAGCGAATGCCGCTGTTCTGGACAGTGGCCGTCGTCGCCCTTACCTTTCCCTGGCTGCTGCCAGGTCTCGACGGCAATGATGGGGTGCCGGGGGCGGGAAACGCCACAGCCGACCGGTTGAACTGTCGTGTGGAGAGCATCTATGACGGTGATACGATGACCGTACGCTGTGCCGGACAAGAAGAGAAGGTGCGTCTCTACTGCATCGACACCCCAGAGATGGGGCAGCAACCCTGGGGGCGCCAGAGCCGCGACTATCTGCGCAGAATCACGCCCAGCCAGGTAGAGATCGTCACTCATGATCGCGACCGCTACGGGCGCCTTGTCGGCGAAGTGCTGTCAGAAGGACGTAGCTTGAACCTGGCAATGGTCGAAGCGGGGCAGGCTGCAGTCTACAATCGTTACTGCAGTGAAGACCGCTATTCGGCTGCAGAGCGGCAGGCTAAATCGACAGGGCTGGGGGTTTGGGCTGAGCCGGGTTTGCAGCAAAGGCCGTGGGAGTGGCGGCGTTGA